TGGTAAACCACACGTTTATCAACATAAACTCCATTAACGCTCTGAATAGTAGCGCTTACCAGATCACAGTCTCCAAGATCCAGCTCTTCTAAACAATTATTAATCTGCAGCATTGCAGCAAAGTGCATCCCCCCTTTGTTGCCAATCTTATTGCCAGTCATCTGGAGGCTTTTCAGAGTCTCGTTCACCTTAAAAACATTAACAACCATGTACAcgattaaatgttttaaaacagtcaTGTTATTATCAGTATgacaaaaaacactgaaaaaagtgGACCCCTTTTATAagtttctgcatttttttcagaGTTCAAATTTACAATATCCTGCGGCTAAAGTTGTAATATAGAAGCAGGAATATGTCTatctttggggaatgtaaacaaactgaactgTAAATATGGGTTACTATAAGCAGACACCAAGGAATTATGTATACCGGtagtataaaaataaacatgatttcGGCACACTGACTCTTTAAATTAATCTGTATTGTTTCAAGTGATCACTCAATGCATTATTTTCGTCATACAAACGTCAGTATTTTAACTGAGTTAAACTACTGTGCATCTGACTATAACAGATGTGCCTGGCATTTTATTAAAGAACAGTTCTCTATTCATACAATACTCACATGTAGTGCCTCAGCAATGGATTCTGCGCCACTGGCCCCAATATCATTAAACACAAGATTGAGGTGGCGAAGTGCAACAGTCTCCTATTAATATTATACAATTGCAAAAAATGTTATTCTTTAATTAAATGTTACGCATAGCATCTAATTACTATTCACTTATTACACACACTTTGAAAAGCACCTATAAGTTGAAATAGGTTCATGTTGAACAACAagtgtttactgtactgtatacagcagtgtggagaagtggttagggctctgagctctggactcttgaccggaggatcgtgggttcaatcccaggtggggggcattgctgctgtacccttgagcaaggtactttacctagattgttccagtaaaaaaaaaaaacaacaactgtataaataatgaaattgtatgtaaaaataatgtgacatcttgtatcaattgtaagtcgccctggataagggcacctgctaagaaataaataataaaatgcagccgACAACTGCTGCGCGTGCACATCACTCAGAAACGAGCAAAAGAAAAATTAGAGGCAGCTGTGGGATCTCATTTTACACATGCGCAATGCGCCAGGGGATATACAGATTTCTGAgttgtccttacaaaggtaccaccaaatgttcctgtctggacactctgattggttataatcttattgttaataaaacaatgaataatcctctcccaacactgaaacctaaggtcagtatcctatactgcagccattacacatctaaagtagttcatgtttggcagtgaataagcgtttttgttacttaaaaaaaaaagtgacaggaggtgctgacttcctcaattgtcctgacaggaacatttggtggtacctttaTAACCACTGCGATTTCTGAAATgggtactgaattggttacaaTACCGGAAATGACGGTCTCTCGGAATGAAATGGTTaaggtatagtttttttttttttcttttacgtcGTCACAAAATGGCTGAATAAAAAAATCGACCAAATCATTTATCAGGTtagttttttttaagcttttgcaAGTCTCGCGCGGTGGATACTTCAGTTTGCTCTTGGTAAATTACATTAACTTCGGTACCAAAACTAAAGATACCGGCGCT
The sequence above is drawn from the Acipenser ruthenus chromosome 12, fAciRut3.2 maternal haplotype, whole genome shotgun sequence genome and encodes:
- the LOC117416895 gene encoding leucine-rich repeat-containing protein 34-like, with protein sequence MTVLKHLIVYMVVNVFKVNETLKSLQMTGNKIGNKGGMHFAAMLQINNCLEELDLGDCDLGTQSLIALTTVLNNNRTIRAINMNRPLLYSQQV